A genomic region of Catalinimonas niigatensis contains the following coding sequences:
- a CDS encoding HepT-like ribonuclease domain-containing protein, with protein MKEEDQVHLSNISSMINEIEAYVENMDYNQFSREESIRQSVAVNLQQIGEASDLLSDEFKEDFTEIDYNVLNALKRAKFDEAMEVDHRQIWNVVQNDLPEFRNMVETRSEQMDREDPLGE; from the coding sequence ATGAAAGAAGAAGATCAAGTTCATCTCAGCAACATCTCCTCCATGATCAACGAAATTGAGGCCTATGTAGAGAACATGGATTACAATCAATTTTCAAGAGAGGAAAGCATCAGGCAATCTGTAGCCGTTAATTTACAGCAGATCGGAGAAGCTTCAGACTTGCTTTCTGATGAGTTTAAGGAAGATTTCACGGAAATAGATTATAACGTATTGAATGCGCTTAAAAGGGCCAAGTTTGATGAAGCGATGGAAGTAGATCATCGGCAAATCTGGAATGTGGTTCAGAATGATCTGCCTGAATTTAGAAATATGGTAGAAACCCGCTCCGAACAAATGGATCGGGAAGATCCACTGGGGGAGTAA